CCATACATTTGTTTTAGAAGGAGAGAATTCAGACAAGCCCGTAAAACCAGAAGAGCCGATACCATTGGGATTGAAAAAATCCGGTTATTACAAAAATCTTTACATAGGGCCCGTGATATCATGTTCAATGTCAGTCAGAGGGAGATTTTAAAGTTGGAGTATTTTAGACTGGAAGCTAAAGTATTCAAATTAAGATGTGAAGCAAAGGCTGCCAAAAGAGCTGCTGATATCAGTGTCGATGATGATTACTTATTTTACCCtcacaagaagaagaagattcaaAGGGTCAaacaagaggaagaagaagaaagaggaagagaaagagaaagggAACtcgccaaaatcaaacgCGAGAAGAAATATGGTAGAGATCCAAGAATGGCAGATGTTAATATCAGTGCCATCAATGGTAACCTCAGACCAGACGgcacttcttcttcaacccAACCTTATGTCAAGTTACCACCTTCTAAGATTCCTgatttggacttggtgacTGTTTCCTTGgttttgaaggagaagaacgaaaccatcaagaagGCCGTCTTGGATAAGTTACGCAAGCGGAAAGAACAAGATAAAGGTTATGTCAACTTTACTGATGATCCTTTCCAGCCTTATTTCAATATATCCACTAACAAAAAGATTTCGTCAAAAGAGTTGAAGCATATTCCCTATTCTTCAATTGCGTCAGCTGacttccaccaaatgaATACATCCAACTCACTCAGTAACAAATTGAAACATATCTTGGAGGATGGAAATAAGCCATTACCTGGTTCCAAGACCTTTGATGGGAAGAGTGGTGAATTGATTCCCTTAAAGCCTTTTTCTCATTTGCAAAGTTTGCTTTCTGGATATTCTAGTTCTTCTCAAAAGAGTTATATTGCAACtttgttgcaaaatataGAACTGCGGAGCTTCAATTCTTACACAAATGGGTACGGTAATGCTGAAGTTGAGGAAGAAACCAATGAAACCAATGTGTCTGACCCTGTATTCAGattaagaagaagagtgGGACGCTTCAACAGAAACTTTATTGACCGCAGAATTGTCCACCCCGCAAAGGAATATGACCCTATAGATGAATTTGTGAACCTTTCAAGTCAAAATGACGAGGCTAACGAAGACAAATCTGAAACTGATGAAGATACCAGCTCCCATGTATCATCCTTGACAGAAAACAAGAATGTCGTCAATGTGTACAGTTCCACTGATGATTCTATCAAGAGATGGAAGTCGCACTGGTTGTTTGATAATGAATCGTCCAAGGAATATGAGACAAACGTTGATTCTCCTTTCAGTTTAGATCCTTCAAAATTGAATAGCATCAGCGATGAGACTCAGTCAATTAGATTCGGTTCTATGTTGTTATCTAAATCATATGAATTGTTGAGGGAATCCGTGCATCAAAGACAGCAGGCATACATTCAGCAAGTGAGAATGAGAGCTGCTCTTCAACAGCAACAAATGAGAAACAATGCTCGTCAGTTGCAACAACAAAGAGCTCAACTCGCCTCTGCCAATGGTGAATCTACCGGGAAAGCTTCCAATGTCCCCACCTCACAAACCAGTTCAAGCAATGCATCTCAAGTTCCTGTTACGAATAGAGCCCCAAGTAATATTGCCAGCTAATGAAATCATAGCGCAGGTAGCTACCATCGCCAGCCGCTGACATATCTGTATCATAGTTTGTAGCATCATAATATAATAGTGTGCATTAGAGAATGTAGTATTCTACTGTAGATATTATTGTTATGCATTTCTATTCTATTCTACAAGATGGACTAAAACAATCCATCTATTTGTCCGTCTTCATTGACTTCCACATTCATAAACCCAGCGTGAGTTGGTAAACCTGGAATTGTCGTGATTTCAGCTGCTAAAGCATACAAGTaaccagcaccagcagAACATCTGACTTCTCTGATTGGAATGGTGAAACCAGTTGGAACTCCTTTCAAAGATGGATCATGAGACAACGAATACTGGGTCTTGGCAATACAAATAGGCAACTTATCGTATCCTTGTTGGGTGTAGGTTTCCACTTGTTTCCTAGCCAATGGGGATAATTCAATGTTGGCAGCCCCATACATCTTTTGAGCAATTGTCAAAATCTTGTCTTCCACAGACGAGTTAACATCGTAAAGAAAGCTTTGCTCAGTAGACTTTGGTATTTCTACAGCCTCGGTAACCGCCttggccaattccaaaGCTCCTTCACCACCTTTAGCCCAGTGGTTAGTAACGGCTGCGAAATCGGCTCCGGCCTTTTTGGCTTCAACCTTGATGAGTTCTAACTCAGCAGCAGTGTCGGTTTCAAACTGGTTGATGGCCACCACAACCGGAACGTTATACTGCTTGACgttttgaatttgtttggccaagttggcaCATCCTTTTTGCAAGAATTCAAGGTTTTCTGTCAAGTATTCAGCAGGTAAAGATTGTCCTGGTTTAACGTCTGGAGCACCTCCGTGCAACTTTAATGCTCTAGACGTAGCCACCAAAACTACGGCATCCGGCTTGTAACCAGAGGCTCTGcacttgatgttgaaaaatctTTCACCACCCATAGTGAAGTCGAACCCGGCTTCAGTTACAACAAATCCTTTTTCACCATTGTTGGTAGGGTTGGAAGGAGAagtcaacttcaaggcCAACCGGTCGGCGATCACAGAAGAAGCGCCAATGGAGATGTTGGCAAAAGGACCAGCATGCACAAACACCGGGGTTCCCTCCAAAGTTTGCATCAAGTTGGGCTTGATGGCATCTTTAAGCAATGCCGTTAAAGCACCGGCAGCTCCAATATCTTCACAGGTAATGACTTCACCGGTTTCTCTTTGGGTACCAACCACGATTTTTCCGATTCTTTGTCTCATATCCTTTAAGGAGGTAGACAAAGCCAAAATAGCCATCAATTCAGAAGCAACGGTGATGTCCATACCCGATTTACGAGGAGGAAACTTGGAAGCTTCATTCTTTCCTTCACCAATGGTGATTTCTCTCACAAATCTGTCGTTACAGTCGACGACTCTCTTGATAGAAATAGATTCGGGGTCAATGTCCAATTTGGCGAACTTTGTGATTTCCACATCCGTCAACTCATCAGGATTGGTTTTGTGAATTCCTAATTTCTGGAGTCTTGCGATCATCGAAGGAGTAAAAGTTCTGGAGCCCTTCTTCACAGGTACTAATCTCTTGTAGAATCCTTTGATGGACTTGGACGTGTATTCGTGGAACATTCTTGTGTCGACGGCTGCACAAAGCAAGTTCTGAGCAGCAGATATGGCATGGATGTCACCTGTCAAGTGCATGTTGAATTCGTCCATAGGAATCACCTGGGAGTAACCTCCACCAGCAGCACCACCCTTGACACCAAAAGTGGGTCCCATACTAGGTTGTCTGACATTGGCAATGGAGTTGTAACCCAAATGTGCACCCAAAGCTTGGGT
Above is a window of Yamadazyma tenuis chromosome 1, complete sequence DNA encoding:
- the EPL1 gene encoding Enhancer of polycomb-like protein 1 (EggNog:ENOG503NXHJ; BUSCO:EOG09263L7Y; COG:K), with the translated sequence MAVPQSKNSNSKSSSASGARFRQRKISVKQPLVIFKSKDLPAQDVANELEPSQIHHLNNSGASGQQRDINSIETGVDKNEEDEVHLQQVINAAQRALLSSKNDDSKKDVYIPTPDASRIWSDAHKYYNDHDFVEPDIYIKYSAQVEDTIGVDYNMDEEDEEFLQKKINAKDTKISELEFEMVISKFEKFIEEKQPYLSMDPSKILPYKELSSYIIEEVKSSSKGNPYVQMGTDLKYISSNTLKERLSKELNFEPFITSFDKNPKSDDKKNTPRAITKLLTLFGETIYNHWKQRKIERHGKSITPSLKYEDPNANEKDNDNDPYICFRRREFRQARKTRRADTIGIEKIRLLQKSLHRARDIMFNVSQREILKLEYFRSEAKVFKLRCEAKAAKRAADISVDDDYLFYPHKKKKIQRVKQEEEEERGRERERELAKIKREKKYGRDPRMADVNISAINGNLRPDGTSSSTQPYVKLPPSKIPDLDLVTVSLVLKEKNETIKKAVLDKLRKRKEQDKGYVNFTDDPFQPYFNISTNKKISSKELKHIPYSSIASADFHQMNTSNSLSNKLKHILEDGNKPLPGSKTFDGKSGELIPLKPFSHLQSLLSGYSSSSQKSYIATLLQNIESRSFNSYTNGYGNAEVEEETNETNVSDPVFRLRRRVGRFNRNFIDRRIVHPAKEYDPIDEFVNLSSQNDEANEDKSETDEDTSSHVSSLTENKNVVNVYSSTDDSIKRWKSHWLFDNESSKEYETNVDSPFSLDPSKLNSISDETQSIRFGSMLLSKSYELLRESVHQRQQAYIQQVRMRAALQQQQMRNNARQLQQQRAQLASANGESTGKASNVPTSQTSSSNASQVPVTNRAPSNIAS
- the MIS1 gene encoding mitochondrial C1- tetrahydrofolate synthase precursor (COG:H; EggNog:ENOG503NVZV); translated protein: MLRTRTRASHAALRLARPTAARAFHPSPVVLDASIISGLKLAKSIRSNIANKVLAYNHDKFGTTNATFDTIRFKPNLTIIQVGSRPDSSAYVNSKLKAAKSSNINSRLLKFDEHITEEQLLEEVQNINNDPKVHGLLIQLPLPPHINETLVTNAVSTDKDVDGFGRFNVGELAKRGGRPLFKPCTPSGVIELIRTTGVDMRGKNAVVLGRSDIVGNPVAAMLKNEDCTVTICHRHTKDLPQLLGRADIVVAAIGMPEYVKGEWLKEDAIVVDVGINYKADAAAKNGRKLVGDVDFSSAVQKVQYLTPVPGGVGPMTVAMLCSNVFDAAMLQEQKNHQHAFKPLHLALQDPVPSDIAISRAQQPKKITKIAQELGLLENELEPYGHYKAKVDPKMVISRLDDFAEGSIQEKGNYVLVAGITPTPLGEGKSTTTMGLTQALGAHLGYNSIANVRQPSMGPTFGVKGGAAGGGYSQVIPMDEFNMHLTGDIHAISAAQNLLCAAVDTRMFHEYTSKSIKGFYKRLVPVKKGSRTFTPSMIARLQKLGIHKTNPDELTDVEITKFAKLDIDPESISIKRVVDCNDRFVREITIGEGKNEASKFPPRKSGMDITVASELMAILALSTSLKDMRQRIGKIVVGTQRETGEVITCEDIGAAGALTALLKDAIKPNLMQTLEGTPVFVHAGPFANISIGASSVIADRLALKLTSPSNPTNNGEKGFVVTEAGFDFTMGGERFFNIKCRASGYKPDAVVLVATSRALKLHGGAPDVKPGQSLPAEYLTENLEFLQKGCANLAKQIQNVKQYNVPVVVAINQFETDTAAELELIKVEAKKAGADFAAVTNHWAKGGEGALELAKAVTEAVEIPKSTEQSFLYDVNSSVEDKILTIAQKMYGAANIELSPLARKQVETYTQQGYDKLPICIAKTQYSLSHDPSLKGVPTGFTIPIREVRCSAGAGYLYALAAEITTIPGLPTHAGFMNVEVNEDGQIDGLF